Below is a window of Planococcus rifietoensis DNA.
AAATTGACGCCTTTTTGGCCGACGCGCGTTTCATAGCCTTTCGGAAAGCGCTGGACCGTTTCATCAATTTGGGCTTTTTCCGCAGCTCCCTGCAATTCCCAAAGCGCCGCCTGCTCCTTGCCCCAAGAAAGATTATTGGAAATGCTGCCGGTAAAGAGCATCGATTGCTGCGGCACAAGCCCAATCGTCTTGCGCAGTTCCTGCAAATCCCACTCACGGACGTCACGGCCGTGCACCGATACGCTTCCTTCTGTCGCTTCATAAAATCTCGGAATCAGCTGCAATAGCGAGGTCTTTCCGGATCCCGTAGCGCCCATAATAGCTAGTTTTTCACGCGGCGCCAGCTCGAAGCTAATGTGTTGAAGCACTCTTCGGGAAGTGCCCGGATACGCAAAGGAAACATCGTCAAAACGCACGGTCCCTTCTCTGAGCGGCATAGTCGCCCCGTTTACTGCCTCGCCATCATCATCCGCCAACAGGACTTCTTCAATACGGTCAGAAGATGCTTTGGCACGCGCAAAGGCCATGATAATGAATGAGAACATTGAAAATGCGCCAGTCATGCGCATTGCGTAATTGACGATGGCGACTAATTCACCGATTTGCGCATCACCGCTCTGGATTCCAAAAGCACCGAACCAAATAACTGCCAGCAGCGAGACGTTCATGCCAAATAGCAGAATTGGCAAAATAATTTCCATGATGCGGAACGCTTTGACCGTATCGGTCTTGAGCGCACCCGCCACTTCGGAGAATCGATTCGCTTCATACTTGCCGCGCAAATATGCTTTGATCAGCCGGACCGCTTGCAGGTTTTCTTGCACCATACGGTTGACCTTATCAAGCCGACGCTGCACAAAGCTGAAATAGACGACGCCTTTTCTCACCATAACGTATAAAAACACCAGTAAAATCGGGAAGACAATGACCAAATAAACCGCCAATTGCGCATTGACGACAAACGCCATGACCATGCTGCCAATGACTATCAGCGGCGCGCGCAGCATGATGCGCAAACCCATGTACAGCACTTGCTGAATCATCTGGACGTCACTTGTCAGCCGTGTAATGAGGCCTGATGCCGGAAACTTATTGAACATGGCAAGCGAGAACGACTGGACACGCTCATAAACTGCCCGCCTGACGTCAAACGAAAAGCTGTGGGATGCATGGGAAGCGAAATACGAATTGACAACTCCTGACAAAAACCCAATCAATGACAAGCCCATAAGCACAAGCCCCAGGCGAATGATCGTGTCTTGGTCTCCAGCTACGATGCCATCATCGATGATGCTCGCAATGACCAAAGGCTGCAGGAGTTCGACAACCAACTCCAAGAGCATCAGGAACAGTGCCACACCTATCAGGAAGGAATAAGGTTTGGTATAAGAGAAAACAGTTTTCATAATGGTGCCTCCTGAACATTTCGAAACTCGAACTTTATTTAAAACTAGTATGCCATAATTTTCAGATATCAGGTAGAGATATCCCTTTTTTTGTCATACATTAAAATGAATCTTTTTTGCTTTCAAAAATGAAAAAGGCACACAGCATTTTGCTGCATGCCTCCACTCAAGAGCGGTCTTCGACAGTTTTTTCACTGCCTGCAAAAGATAGCCAAGTGACGAAGACCAACATGAGAAAAGCTCCACCGATTTGCAATGGGGATAGAAAATGGCCGAACCAGACAAGCGAAATGACCATCGCCGTCAATGGCTCCATCGCGGATAAAATGCTCGTCTCTACAGGCGAAATGAATCGCATGCTACTGAGAAACAGCACAAACGCCATCGTACCGACCACAATAATTGCGATGATTGCCACAATGAGTGTCGGGTCTGCCAACAGCCCCCATTCATCCGACAGGAAAATCGGATTGATGAGCCCGAGAAAGATGCCGCCGAACAGCATCGACCAACCGACCACGAGCAAGACGCCCCATTCCTGCATCAGCCGGGCCGGATACAGCGTGTAGAACGTAAATGCCAAACCGACAAGAACGCCCCAAAAAAGCGCTTCTCCGCTGATGACCAAGGAATCCAAGCGTCCGTCCGTCAACAATAAAAACAAGCCAGCGAGCGTGCCGAGCATGCCGAGCACCTGATAGACCGGCGGCCATTTACGCAGGCGCATGGAAACGAAGACGATGACATAGACAGGCGCAAGAAACTGCATCAGCGTGGCAAAAACAGCATTGCTCGTATCGATCGCTGCGACGAAACTGTATTGGACGCCAAGCATGCCCGCCACTGAAAAGATTAATAAGGGACGCGTCCATATCTTTTGACGGAAAATCGATGTCACCTGCACCTGCTTCATTTTCAAAAACAACAGCAGCACGATGCCGGCGACAATAAGCCGGATGGTCAGAAGAAATGGCACAGAAATCGCATAAACATCGAGTGTCCATTCCATGAGCGGTCCGGTGGCTCCCCAAAGCATCGCTCCTATCAATATCATCGATACTCCTTTTAGACGTTCCATTCGCCCCACTCCTTCCATTAAACAAAGCCAACCCGTGACGAATTGGCTAATTCGGCTGTATTTATCAGTATAAGCGCTAAAAATCGGGACAATTTTATCGATTCCCTCAATTTTCAATCGAATCATGCCTATTCTCTCATGAGAGGCTAAAAAAGGATAGTAGCTTTTCTATGCTAAAATTCCCGTGTTATATTTTTGTAAAGTGGTGACGAAAGACCTTTTCTTCTTTATAATGAAAGTACAAAACGGTTAAGGAGCGTCAGTTAATGAGTGAAAAGCAGGATTTTTTGGCACAAACCCTAGCATATAACCATATTCCCTTCCCTATCATCATTTTCGATCAAGAAGGACTCATCACTTGGTTCAACGGGCACGCCGAACGCATCTTTCAACTAAATACAGAAACCGCTAAAGGCCAACCCTTTCCCTATATGAATCCAGAACAAGCGTCTCTCCACAAGCAGCCATGGGAACTGCTGTTGGAAAGCACAGATCCAGTACGGTTCGAAAATATGGAAATCGGGCTTGGCAGCGGCGGGCAAAGCTATTCCACAGTCGTTACGAAAGCGTTCACATCGCATGGCGAACGTTTTCTTCTGACGATCTATGAGATCGATGATAGCGTAAGCGCCGACTCGGCTGCAAGAGAATTGAGCCATCTTCGCCACGGGCTGGATGATTCGTTTATGATGACTTATTTCGATCAAGAGTTTCTTGTCACATACGCGAATCCCCATTTCCTAAAGCTCAGCAAATGGACCCCGAAACGTGTGCTCGGCAAGCCCGTATGGCAAATGTTCCATGACAGCGAAGAAGACATTGAGTTTGTCGATTCGATTCTGGAAAGCTTGAAAGATGGGCACGTATGGAACGGCGAAGCGAAAAAAGCGACCAAAGACGGTGAAACTTATTGGGTCGACTTAACGGCGATTCCGATGCAATTGTCAGAGGAGGATGCGTATTACATCTTCCTTGAAAAAGACATTACAGAAACAAAGCATGCCCAAAAGCACCTCGAGGAAATCGCTTTTATCGACCCGATTACTGGGCTCGAAAACCGCCACCGCCTTGAACAAGCCGTCGCGGAACATATCAAGGAAGGCCGCCATTTCTCTTTCCTGTTCCTTGACATCGACCGGTTCTACACTTTGCGTGACGTATCGGATACCGATACGGAAAATGAATTGCTGATCGAATTTACGAAACGCTTGCGCATGTATTTCTCGGATTCCTTGATTACGCGCGCCGGGCTTCATGAATTTGCGTTGATCACGCCATTGCCGAACTGGTTCATCGAGGGCTTCCTGCCTTATTTGCAGCAGCACCCGATCTATATCGGCGGCACGGCAGTTCCTTTGACGGTCAGCGGCGCCATTACGAAATATCCGGAAGACCAGCAAAGCTTCGTCCACTTGATCAAAGCTTCCTATGCAACAATCAAGAAAGTCAAAGACCGCGGCGGCAGCGCCATTTCCACTTTGACGGCAGACGACCACGAACGCCTGAACCGCAAAGCGCTTATTGAAAAGCGCCTTGTTCATGCTTTGGACCGGAAAAACCTGCAATTGTTGTATCAGCCGCAAGTGAATCTCTCGACTGGCAATGTCGAAAGCGTAGAGGCGCTTGTCCGTTGGAATGATGACGAAATCGGCGTCGTGACGCCTGATGAACTTATTCCGATTGCGGAAGAAAACGGCATGATCCATGAAATCGGCAGTTTCGTTTTGGAGACTGCTTGTGCGCAATTGAAAGATTGGAAAGCGAAAGGGATTAATTTGCGTATCAGCATCAACTCTTCCATCCGTGAATTCCGCGATAAGGATATGGCGAGCAAGCTAATCGAGCAAATGAAAGCAAATAATTGTGATCCGCATTCCTTGATGATCGAGATCACGGAGAAATTCGCGCTTGAAGCTGAAGCGGAACGGCCGATCATGCAGCAAATGAACCGCCTAAGCCAACAAGGTGTGCAATTTGCGTTGGATGATTTCGGAACGGGGTACGCATCGTTCCGTTACATGTTGCTATTGCCGATTTCTTCCTTGAAAATCGACCGGACCATCATCCAGTCGATCACAAAGCAGGAAAAAATGCAGAAAATGATTAAGGGCATGATCCAATTCGGCAAATCGCTTGATTTCCAAGTGACCGCTGAAGGAGTCGAAACGAACGAGCAGCTTGAACTGCTTCGGGCAATGGATTGCAATAGCATCCAAGGCTATATCATCAGCCATCCGATGAGCGCACAAGAACTCGAGAAATGGCTAAAATAACCTCCTTCCCCAGACTGCGGGCAATCCGCGGTCTGGGGATTTTTATTCTGTTAGGATTGAAAATTTAGTATAGAAATTTTAAATTATTGGAGTTCGCATCATATGGATATTCGCTGCCTCGCTTTGGGTTGGCCTTTGGCTACAATGAATTGGCGAAAGTAAATTGAGCCAATTCATCTGCGATGCTTGAGCGTAGCGAAAGTGGAGCAAGCCGGTTCATACGAATATTGGGTGCAGCTTTTCTCCTACTGCGTCGGCTCACCCTGTTCGCCCGGCAGCTTATACATTTCACTGATTGTGAGGTGTTTACGGGAATCTGTTTTTTTACGAGTTGCCGGCTAGTGGGGGAATCGCTTCCCGGAGTTAGCGACAGATTGAGGCGTTATTGTCAGATCCTGCATACATTATTCCCACAAAAAAAGACTGCCCGTAAAGCTGGCAGCCTGTTGTTTCATCAATCATTCCTGTGTAAAGCCCATTTTTTTCTGAGTGCGCCGTGCTTGATACTTGAAATACAATTGCATGAGCACTTCCGCGAACACCAGGCCCATCGCGATTGCGCCTGAAATCATCAATGCCTGTACAGCAAAATCGACCGCTTCCATGTAATCATTCTCCACGATATTGCGCATCGCATTGTATGCACGGCTTCCAGGAACGAGCGGAATGATGCCGGCGACACTGAAAATGATCATCGGCATCTTAAAGATCTTCGCCAAGATGTGCGCAACGATCGCGACAATAAAGGCGCCGGCGAAGGTTGCTTGAATCGGGTCATCAAACATGAGGAAATAACT
It encodes the following:
- a CDS encoding ABC transporter ATP-binding protein, translating into MKTVFSYTKPYSFLIGVALFLMLLELVVELLQPLVIASIIDDGIVAGDQDTIIRLGLVLMGLSLIGFLSGVVNSYFASHASHSFSFDVRRAVYERVQSFSLAMFNKFPASGLITRLTSDVQMIQQVLYMGLRIMLRAPLIVIGSMVMAFVVNAQLAVYLVIVFPILLVFLYVMVRKGVVYFSFVQRRLDKVNRMVQENLQAVRLIKAYLRGKYEANRFSEVAGALKTDTVKAFRIMEIILPILLFGMNVSLLAVIWFGAFGIQSGDAQIGELVAIVNYAMRMTGAFSMFSFIIMAFARAKASSDRIEEVLLADDDGEAVNGATMPLREGTVRFDDVSFAYPGTSRRVLQHISFELAPREKLAIMGATGSGKTSLLQLIPRFYEATEGSVSVHGRDVREWDLQELRKTIGLVPQQSMLFTGSISNNLSWGKEQAALWELQGAAEKAQIDETVQRFPKGYETRVGQKGVNLSGGQKQRLSIARALVRKPSILILDDSTSALDVKTESALWAELDKEQATTLLVTQKVRTAMRADRILLLEDGVASAYGTHDELLNMSPLYREIAQSQQAEEVDEYV
- a CDS encoding DMT family transporter, whose protein sequence is MERLKGVSMILIGAMLWGATGPLMEWTLDVYAISVPFLLTIRLIVAGIVLLLFLKMKQVQVTSIFRQKIWTRPLLIFSVAGMLGVQYSFVAAIDTSNAVFATLMQFLAPVYVIVFVSMRLRKWPPVYQVLGMLGTLAGLFLLLTDGRLDSLVISGEALFWGVLVGLAFTFYTLYPARLMQEWGVLLVVGWSMLFGGIFLGLINPIFLSDEWGLLADPTLIVAIIAIIVVGTMAFVLFLSSMRFISPVETSILSAMEPLTAMVISLVWFGHFLSPLQIGGAFLMLVFVTWLSFAGSEKTVEDRS
- a CDS encoding putative bifunctional diguanylate cyclase/phosphodiesterase; protein product: MSEKQDFLAQTLAYNHIPFPIIIFDQEGLITWFNGHAERIFQLNTETAKGQPFPYMNPEQASLHKQPWELLLESTDPVRFENMEIGLGSGGQSYSTVVTKAFTSHGERFLLTIYEIDDSVSADSAARELSHLRHGLDDSFMMTYFDQEFLVTYANPHFLKLSKWTPKRVLGKPVWQMFHDSEEDIEFVDSILESLKDGHVWNGEAKKATKDGETYWVDLTAIPMQLSEEDAYYIFLEKDITETKHAQKHLEEIAFIDPITGLENRHRLEQAVAEHIKEGRHFSFLFLDIDRFYTLRDVSDTDTENELLIEFTKRLRMYFSDSLITRAGLHEFALITPLPNWFIEGFLPYLQQHPIYIGGTAVPLTVSGAITKYPEDQQSFVHLIKASYATIKKVKDRGGSAISTLTADDHERLNRKALIEKRLVHALDRKNLQLLYQPQVNLSTGNVESVEALVRWNDDEIGVVTPDELIPIAEENGMIHEIGSFVLETACAQLKDWKAKGINLRISINSSIREFRDKDMASKLIEQMKANNCDPHSLMIEITEKFALEAEAERPIMQQMNRLSQQGVQFALDDFGTGYASFRYMLLLPISSLKIDRTIIQSITKQEKMQKMIKGMIQFGKSLDFQVTAEGVETNEQLELLRAMDCNSIQGYIISHPMSAQELEKWLK
- a CDS encoding threonine/serine exporter family protein, whose translation is MNWPLEAFLSFLAAGAFGIIFNIPRKTLISCGLVGMSGWLFYRSYFLMFDDPIQATFAGAFIVAIVAHILAKIFKMPMIIFSVAGIIPLVPGSRAYNAMRNIVENDYMEAVDFAVQALMISGAIAMGLVFAEVLMQLYFKYQARRTQKKMGFTQE